One window of Pectobacterium carotovorum genomic DNA carries:
- the pheM gene encoding pheST operon leader peptide PheM, with translation MNAAIFRFFFYFSA, from the coding sequence ATGAACGCTGCTATTTTCCGTTTCTTTTTTTACTTTAGCGCCTGA
- the rplT gene encoding 50S ribosomal protein L20, with translation MARVKRGVVARARHKKILKQAKGYYGARSRVYRVAFQAVIKAGQYAYRDRRQRKRQFRQLWIARINAAARQNGLSYSKFINGLKKASVEIDRKILADIAVFDKLAFSALVEKAKAALA, from the coding sequence ATGGCTCGCGTAAAACGTGGTGTAGTTGCCCGTGCACGTCACAAGAAAATATTGAAACAAGCGAAAGGTTACTACGGTGCCCGTTCGCGTGTTTATCGTGTTGCCTTCCAGGCAGTAATCAAAGCTGGTCAATACGCTTACCGCGACCGTCGTCAACGTAAACGTCAATTCCGCCAGCTGTGGATTGCACGTATCAATGCGGCAGCTCGTCAAAACGGCTTGTCTTACAGCAAATTCATCAACGGCCTGAAAAAAGCCTCTGTTGAAATTGACCGTAAGATTCTGGCTGATATCGCAGTATTCGATAAGTTAGCGTTCAGCGCGCTGGTCGAAAAAGCGAAAGCAGCACTGGCGTAA
- the rpmI gene encoding 50S ribosomal protein L35 yields MPKIKTVRGAAKRFKKTASGGFKRKHANLRHILTKKSTKRKRHLRPKGLVSKGDLGLVIACLPYA; encoded by the coding sequence ATGCCAAAGATTAAAACAGTACGTGGCGCCGCTAAACGCTTTAAAAAAACCGCAAGCGGTGGTTTTAAGCGTAAGCATGCTAACCTGCGTCATATTCTGACCAAAAAGTCAACTAAGCGTAAACGTCACCTGCGTCCGAAAGGTCTGGTCTCCAAAGGGGATCTGGGTCTTGTCATCGCATGTCTGCCGTACGCATAA
- the infC gene encoding translation initiation factor IF-3: MKGGKRVQPARPNRINREIRAHEVRLSGVEGEQLGIVSLNEALEKAEEAGVDLVEISPNAEPPVCRIMDYGKFLYEKSKSTKEQKKKQKVIQVKEIKFRPGTDDGDYQVKLRNLIRFLEDGDKAKITLRFRGREMAHQQIGMEVLNRVRDDLSELAVVESFPSKIEGRQMIMVLAPKKKQ, translated from the coding sequence ATTAAAGGCGGAAAACGAGTTCAACCGGCGCGTCCTAATCGCATCAACAGAGAGATTCGCGCACATGAGGTACGCCTGTCAGGCGTAGAAGGCGAACAGCTGGGCATCGTAAGTCTAAATGAAGCATTAGAAAAAGCCGAAGAAGCAGGTGTTGATTTAGTTGAAATCAGTCCGAACGCCGAGCCGCCGGTTTGCCGAATTATGGATTACGGCAAGTTCCTTTATGAGAAGAGTAAGTCCACAAAGGAACAGAAGAAAAAACAAAAAGTTATTCAGGTCAAGGAAATCAAATTCCGACCTGGTACCGATGATGGCGACTATCAGGTCAAACTACGCAACCTGATTCGCTTTCTTGAAGACGGTGACAAAGCTAAAATCACACTGCGTTTCCGCGGTCGTGAAATGGCGCACCAACAGATTGGTATGGAAGTGCTTAACCGCGTTCGTGACGATCTGAGTGAACTGGCAGTTGTCGAATCCTTCCCATCGAAGATCGAAGGCCGCCAGATGATCATGGTGCTAGCACCGAAGAAGAAACAGTAA
- the thrS gene encoding threonine--tRNA ligase: MPVITLPDGSQRHYDHAVSPLDVALDIGPGLAKACIAGRVNGELVDASDKIDTDAQLAIITAKDEAGLEIIRHSCAHLLGHAIKQLWPDTKMAIGPVIDNGFYYDVDIDRTLTQEDIELLEKRMHELADTDYDVIKKKVSWQEARDAFAVRGETYKIAILDENISRDDRPGLYHHEEYIDMCRGPHVPNMRFCHHFKLQKTSGAYWRGDSKNKMLQRIYGTAWADKKQLASYLQRLEEASKRDHRKIGKQLDLYHMQEEAPGMVFWHNDGWTIFRELEAFVRMKLKSYQYQEVKGPFMMDRVMWEKTGHWENYKEAMFTTSSENREYCIKPMNCPGHVQIFNQGLKSYRDLPLRMAEFGSCHRNEPSGSLHGLMRVRGFTQDDAHIFCTEEQVRDEVNSCIKMVYDMYSTFGFEKIVVKLSTRPEKRIGSDEMWDRAEADLAAALTENNIEFAYQPGEGAFYGPKIEFTLHDCLDRAWQCGTVQLDFSLPGRLNASYVGESNERQVPVMIHRAILGSMERFIGILTEEFAGFFPTWLAPVQVVIINITDSQSDYVNELTRKLQEAGIRVKADLRNEKIGFKIREHTLRRVPYMLVCGDKEVETGKVAVRTRRGKDLGSLDVSEVISKLQQEIRSRSLHQLEV, from the coding sequence ATGCCAGTTATCACCCTTCCTGATGGAAGTCAGCGTCATTACGACCACGCCGTTTCTCCCCTCGATGTTGCACTGGATATTGGTCCCGGTTTGGCAAAAGCCTGTATCGCTGGACGTGTCAATGGCGAGCTGGTTGACGCTAGCGATAAGATCGATACTGATGCGCAGTTAGCCATCATCACTGCCAAAGATGAAGCCGGTCTGGAAATTATTCGCCACTCCTGTGCGCACCTGCTGGGCCATGCGATTAAGCAACTGTGGCCAGATACCAAAATGGCGATTGGTCCAGTTATCGATAACGGTTTTTACTATGACGTTGATATCGACCGTACCCTGACTCAGGAAGATATTGAGCTGCTCGAAAAGCGTATGCACGAGCTTGCCGACACTGACTATGACGTCATTAAGAAAAAAGTCAGTTGGCAGGAAGCGCGCGATGCGTTCGCGGTACGCGGCGAGACCTACAAAATTGCGATTCTGGATGAGAACATCAGTCGTGACGATCGTCCGGGTCTGTATCACCATGAAGAATACATCGATATGTGCCGTGGTCCGCACGTACCGAATATGCGTTTCTGCCACCATTTCAAATTGCAGAAAACGTCCGGTGCTTACTGGCGTGGCGACAGCAAAAACAAAATGCTGCAACGCATTTACGGCACCGCATGGGCAGATAAAAAGCAACTGGCTTCTTACCTGCAACGTCTTGAAGAAGCGTCTAAGCGCGACCACCGCAAGATCGGCAAACAGCTTGACCTGTACCATATGCAGGAAGAAGCGCCAGGTATGGTGTTCTGGCACAACGACGGCTGGACGATCTTCCGCGAGTTGGAAGCGTTTGTACGCATGAAGCTGAAGTCGTACCAGTACCAAGAAGTAAAAGGTCCATTCATGATGGATCGCGTGATGTGGGAAAAAACCGGCCACTGGGAAAACTACAAAGAAGCGATGTTCACGACGTCATCAGAAAACCGTGAATACTGCATCAAGCCAATGAACTGCCCAGGTCATGTACAGATTTTCAATCAGGGGTTGAAATCATACCGCGATCTGCCGCTGCGTATGGCCGAGTTCGGTAGCTGTCACCGTAATGAGCCGTCAGGCTCTCTGCATGGCTTAATGCGCGTGCGTGGCTTCACTCAGGACGATGCACACATCTTCTGTACGGAAGAGCAGGTTCGTGATGAAGTGAACAGCTGCATTAAGATGGTGTATGACATGTACAGCACCTTCGGTTTTGAAAAAATCGTGGTGAAACTGTCTACGCGTCCTGAAAAACGTATTGGTAGCGATGAGATGTGGGATCGCGCTGAAGCCGATTTGGCCGCCGCGTTGACTGAAAACAACATTGAGTTTGCCTATCAGCCGGGTGAAGGGGCGTTCTACGGCCCAAAAATTGAATTTACCCTGCATGACTGTTTGGATCGTGCGTGGCAGTGTGGTACGGTGCAACTCGACTTTTCATTACCGGGTCGTTTGAACGCGTCTTACGTTGGCGAAAGCAACGAGCGTCAGGTGCCTGTTATGATTCACCGGGCTATTTTGGGATCAATGGAGCGTTTCATCGGTATTCTGACCGAAGAATTCGCCGGTTTCTTCCCAACTTGGTTAGCCCCGGTTCAAGTGGTGATTATAAATATCACCGATAGCCAGTCTGATTATGTCAACGAATTGACCCGAAAACTGCAAGAAGCGGGCATTCGTGTAAAAGCAGACTTGAGAAATGAGAAGATAGGCTTTAAAATCCGCGAACACACTTTACGCCGAGTTCCCTACATGCTGGTTTGTGGCGACAAAGAGGTCGAGACAGGAAAAGTTGCTGTCCGCACTCGTCGTGGTAAAGACCTTGGGAGCCTGGATGTCAGTGAAGTTATCAGTAAGCTGCAGCAAGAGATTCGCAGCCGTAGTCTTCATCAATTGGAGGTATAG
- a CDS encoding amino acid permease — protein MANAQNDIPNHQKNIATDQQELVLKRGLKNRHIQLIALGGAIGTGLFLGISQTIQMAGPSVLLGYAVAGMIAFLIMRQLGEMVVEEPVAGSFSHFAYKYWSDFAGFLAGWNYWAMFILVGMAELTAVGIYIQYWWPETPTWLSAAIFFVLINLINLVNVRMFGETEFWFALIKVLAIVGMIVFGSWLLLSGNGGETATVRNLWIHGGFMPNGASGLIMAMAVIMFSFGGLELVGITAAEAADPKRSIPQATNQVVYRILIFYIGALSILLSLYPWGKVVDGGSPFVLIFQALNSNIVANVLNIVVLTAALSVYNSGVYCNSRMLYGLAKQGNAPKSLAKVNARGVPVRSIVLSALATSFGVAINYLMPGKAFELLMALVVSTLVINWIMICFAHLRFRQAMIEKGIVPAFKAFWYPWGNYLCLAFLAGILVIMLLSPGIRISVILIPFWIAVIWFGFRFSRKNNAALKSVQTP, from the coding sequence ATGGCAAATGCTCAAAATGACATACCAAACCATCAAAAAAATATAGCAACGGATCAACAGGAATTGGTTTTAAAACGAGGGTTAAAGAACCGACATATTCAACTGATTGCGCTGGGTGGCGCGATTGGTACCGGATTGTTTTTAGGGATATCGCAGACTATCCAAATGGCTGGGCCGTCCGTTTTATTGGGCTATGCGGTTGCTGGAATGATTGCGTTTCTGATTATGCGACAGCTGGGCGAGATGGTGGTGGAAGAACCGGTAGCGGGTTCGTTTAGCCATTTTGCCTATAAGTATTGGAGCGATTTTGCGGGCTTTCTGGCTGGCTGGAACTACTGGGCGATGTTTATTCTGGTAGGGATGGCTGAGCTGACGGCCGTGGGGATTTATATCCAATACTGGTGGCCTGAAACGCCAACCTGGCTGTCCGCCGCAATATTCTTCGTGCTGATCAACCTTATCAATCTGGTCAATGTGCGGATGTTTGGGGAAACAGAATTCTGGTTTGCCCTCATCAAAGTCCTTGCCATCGTTGGGATGATTGTCTTCGGCAGTTGGTTGCTGCTGAGTGGCAATGGTGGTGAAACGGCAACGGTGCGTAACTTATGGATCCACGGTGGATTCATGCCGAATGGCGCAAGCGGATTGATCATGGCGATGGCGGTGATCATGTTTTCATTCGGCGGTCTGGAATTGGTGGGGATTACCGCTGCTGAAGCTGCTGATCCGAAACGCTCTATTCCGCAGGCGACGAATCAGGTGGTCTACCGCATCCTGATTTTCTATATCGGTGCGCTGTCTATTTTGTTATCGCTTTATCCATGGGGAAAGGTTGTCGATGGCGGGAGCCCGTTTGTTCTGATTTTCCAGGCGTTGAATAGCAATATAGTGGCAAACGTACTTAACATCGTGGTACTCACGGCGGCATTATCGGTCTACAACAGCGGCGTGTACTGCAATAGTCGGATGCTGTACGGTTTGGCAAAACAGGGAAATGCGCCAAAATCTCTTGCGAAGGTCAATGCGCGCGGTGTCCCTGTCCGTTCTATCGTACTGTCTGCATTAGCGACATCGTTCGGTGTAGCGATCAACTACCTGATGCCAGGCAAAGCCTTTGAGCTGTTGATGGCGCTGGTGGTATCGACGCTGGTGATTAACTGGATCATGATCTGCTTTGCGCACCTGCGTTTTCGTCAGGCGATGATAGAGAAGGGGATTGTCCCTGCGTTTAAAGCCTTCTGGTATCCGTGGGGCAACTACCTGTGTCTGGCGTTTTTGGCGGGGATTTTGGTGATTATGCTGTTGTCTCCGGGGATTCGTATTTCAGTCATCTTAATTCCGTTCTGGATTGCCGTTATTTGGTTTGGCTTCCGATTCTCCCGCAAAAATAATGCAGCGCTGAAGTCGGTGCAGACACCGTAA
- a CDS encoding YebO family protein: MNILEVVFVLLIVLLAALVWFFVNRASVRANEQVKLLQEIVEQQRQQLALLKKLLPKNAEKCEPEALADELDRDDVELTFKSVIPER, translated from the coding sequence GTGAACATATTAGAAGTGGTTTTTGTCTTGCTGATTGTGCTGCTGGCCGCGCTGGTCTGGTTTTTTGTTAATCGGGCGAGTGTCAGAGCGAATGAGCAAGTGAAATTGCTGCAGGAGATCGTAGAGCAGCAACGCCAGCAGTTAGCGTTATTGAAAAAATTGCTGCCCAAAAATGCAGAGAAATGCGAGCCTGAAGCGCTTGCCGACGAGCTTGATCGTGATGATGTGGAGTTAACGTTTAAAAGTGTTATCCCGGAACGTTAA
- the kdgR gene encoding DNA-binding transcriptional regulator KdgR — translation MASADLDKQPDSVSSVLKVFGILQALGEEREIGITELSQRVMMSKSTVYRFLQTMKSLGYVAQEGESEKYSLTLKLFELGAKALQNVDLIRSADIQMRELSALTRETIHLGALDEDGIVYIHKIDSMYNLRMYSRIGRRNPLHSTAIGKVLLAWRDRSEVEEVLSTVEFTRSTPHTLCSAEALLNQLDVVREQGYGEDNEEQEEGLRCIAVPVFDRFGVVIAGLSISFPTIRFSEENKHEYVATLHTAARNISEQMGYHDYPF, via the coding sequence ATGGCTAGTGCAGATTTAGATAAACAACCCGATTCCGTGTCGTCCGTTTTAAAGGTTTTTGGTATTTTACAGGCATTAGGTGAAGAGAGAGAAATTGGTATTACCGAGCTTTCTCAGCGAGTCATGATGTCTAAGAGTACTGTTTACCGCTTCTTGCAGACGATGAAATCCCTGGGCTATGTTGCGCAGGAAGGTGAATCAGAGAAATATTCGCTGACGCTCAAGTTGTTTGAACTTGGGGCAAAGGCATTGCAGAACGTAGATTTAATCCGCAGTGCGGATATACAGATGCGTGAATTGTCTGCACTAACGCGGGAAACAATCCACCTTGGCGCGTTGGATGAAGACGGCATCGTTTATATCCACAAAATTGACTCGATGTATAACCTGCGTATGTATTCGCGCATTGGTCGCCGTAATCCGCTGCACAGTACCGCCATCGGTAAAGTGCTGTTGGCATGGCGCGATCGTAGCGAAGTGGAAGAGGTTCTGTCGACTGTCGAATTCACCCGTAGCACGCCACACACGCTGTGTTCTGCTGAAGCGCTTCTCAACCAATTGGATGTCGTGCGCGAGCAAGGTTACGGAGAAGATAACGAAGAGCAGGAAGAAGGGCTGCGTTGTATCGCCGTCCCAGTGTTCGATCGCTTTGGCGTAGTGATTGCTGGCCTCAGTATTTCTTTCCCAACGATTCGTTTTTCAGAAGAAAACAAACACGAATATGTGGCGACGCTGCATACTGCAGCAAGAAATATCTCTGAGCAAATGGGCTACCACGATTACCCTTTCTGA
- a CDS encoding PD40 domain-containing protein, translating to MAKGNKIPLTFHTYQDSATGTEVVRLTPPDVICHRNYFYQKCFFNDGSKLLFGAAFDGPWNYYLLDLKEQSATQLTEGKGDNTFGGFLSPNDDALYYVKNTRNLMRVDLATLEEKTIYQVPDDWVGYGTWVANSDCTKMVGIEIKKEDWKPLTDWKKFQEFYFTNPCCRLIRVDLVTGEAETILQENQWLGHPIYRPGDDNTVAFCHEGPHDLVDARMWFINEDGTNMRKVKEHAEGESCTHEFWVPDGSAMIYVSYLKDDTNRYIRSIDPVTLEDRQLRVMPPCSHLMSNYDGTLLVGDGSDAPVDVQDDGGYKIENDPFLYVFNLKTGKEHRIAQHNTSWEVLEGDRQVTHPHPSFTPDNKQVLFTSDVDGKPALYLAKVPDSVWN from the coding sequence ATGGCCAAAGGTAACAAGATCCCCCTAACGTTTCATACCTATCAGGATTCAGCAACCGGCACCGAAGTTGTGCGCTTAACCCCGCCCGATGTTATCTGCCACCGCAACTATTTCTATCAGAAGTGTTTCTTCAATGACGGCAGCAAGCTGCTGTTTGGCGCTGCGTTTGATGGCCCGTGGAATTACTACCTGCTGGATTTAAAAGAGCAGAGCGCCACGCAGCTGACGGAAGGCAAAGGCGACAACACTTTCGGTGGTTTCCTGTCTCCGAATGACGATGCGCTGTATTACGTTAAAAATACCCGTAATCTGATGCGTGTCGATCTGGCTACGCTGGAAGAGAAAACGATTTATCAAGTGCCTGACGATTGGGTCGGCTACGGTACTTGGGTTGCTAACTCTGATTGCACCAAAATGGTCGGCATTGAGATCAAGAAAGAAGACTGGAAACCACTGACCGATTGGAAAAAATTCCAGGAATTCTACTTCACTAATCCTTGCTGTCGTTTGATTCGTGTCGATTTGGTCACGGGTGAAGCTGAGACTATCCTTCAGGAAAACCAGTGGCTGGGTCACCCCATCTACCGTCCGGGTGATGATAACACCGTCGCGTTCTGCCATGAAGGCCCGCATGACCTGGTTGATGCGCGTATGTGGTTCATCAATGAAGATGGCACCAACATGCGTAAAGTGAAAGAGCATGCTGAAGGCGAAAGCTGCACCCACGAATTCTGGGTACCAGATGGTTCAGCGATGATTTATGTCTCTTACCTGAAAGACGATACCAATCGCTACATTCGCAGCATCGATCCCGTTACGCTGGAAGATCGTCAACTGCGCGTCATGCCGCCGTGTTCTCACCTGATGAGTAACTATGACGGTACGCTGCTGGTGGGTGATGGCTCCGATGCGCCGGTCGACGTGCAGGACGATGGCGGCTACAAAATTGAGAACGATCCGTTCCTGTATGTTTTCAACCTGAAAACTGGCAAAGAACATCGTATTGCACAGCACAATACATCCTGGGAAGTGCTGGAAGGTGACCGTCAGGTTACTCACCCGCACCCGTCTTTCACACCAGATAATAAACAAGTCCTGTTTACTTCTGACGTAGATGGAAAACCTGCGCTGTATCTGGCGAAGGTTCCTGATTCAGTTTGGAACTAA